The Cyprinus carpio isolate SPL01 chromosome A19, ASM1834038v1, whole genome shotgun sequence genome has a segment encoding these proteins:
- the LOC109069394 gene encoding choline transporter-like protein 4: MGRKKQEEEQNNPEYGEPTQFDPTFTGPIHNRSCTDIICCVLFMLVIAGYIVVGILAWLYGDPRHVLYPRNSTGMFCGIGQNKDKPNVMYFDIVKCATATNVMAAALQGLQCPTTQVCVKSCPSEFWILSPLAHLPGANPANYFKQEYCVPSFQLQGTQYSAMDIVNKELCPFFYMPTTSALGRCLPSLGGNAYNPSNIPTNFTLPGLDANQTLAAIRNATSDLTNGFNIKEVGLRIFEDFAKSWQWIVAGLVIAMVVSVFFLLLLRFTAPVLIWVLIIGVLAVGAFGIWYCYNEYMSLSNSALTYNNVGFTTNVQVYLQVRDTWLAFCESLHFMFHHC; the protein is encoded by the exons ATGGGCCGAAAGAAACAAGAGGAAGAGCAAAACAACCCCGAGTATG GTGAACCAACTCAGTTTGACCCCACATTCACTGGCCCCATTCACAACAG GAGCTGTACAGACATCATATGCTGCGTTCTGTTCATGCTGGTCATTGCCGGTTACATAGTGGTAGGAATACTGG CCTGGCTGTATGGAGATCCTCGACATGTGCTGTATCCCAGAAACTCCACGGGAATGTTCTGTGGAATCGGACAGAACAA GGACAAACCCAACGTCATGTACTTTGACATCGTCAAATGTGCCACAGCGACAAACGTCATGGCTGCAGCTCTGCAGGGTCTCCAGTGTCCCACCACACAG GTGTGTGTGAAGTCGTGTCCGTCAGAGTTCTGGATTTTGTCTCCTCTCGCTCACTTACCAGGCGCAAACCCAGCCAATTATTTCAAACAGGAGTACTGCGTCCCGTCCTTCCAGCTGCAGGGCACTCaatat tcgGCTATGGACATTGTAAATAAAGAGTTGTGTCCTTTTTTCTACATGCCAACAACCTCTG cgcTGGGCCGGTGTTTGCCCAGTTTGGGAGGAAATGCATATAATCCCAGTAATATTCCCACAAACTTCACTCTTCCTGGATTGGACGCAAATCAGACTTTGGCAGCGATCAGGAATGCCACAag TGACCTGACCAACGGCTTCAACATCAAAGAGGTCGGCCTGCGGATCTTCGAGGACTTTGCCAAGTCGTGGCAGTGGATCGTAGC tggtctGGTGATTGCGATGGTGGTCAGTGTTTTCTTCCTGCTGCTGCTGCGTTTCACAGCACCGGTTCTCATCTGGGTTCTTATCATCGGGGTTCTGGCGGTCGGCGCCTTCG GTATCTGGTACTGTTATAATGAGTACATGTCTCTGTCGAACTCTGCCCTGACCTACAATAACGTGGGTTTCACCACTAATGTGCAGGTCTATCTGCAGGTGCGAGACACCTGGCTGGCCTTCTGTGAGTCCCTGCACTTTATGTTTCATCATTGCTAG